One Mycolicibacterium sarraceniae genomic window carries:
- the ctaC gene encoding aa3-type cytochrome oxidase subunit II, producing the protein MREKFPRAGGAYVKTRGSRFRVLALAVTFGALALTLSGCSWQEVFGLGWPKGITHEAQTNRDLWVWSVISAFVVGIIVWGLTFWAMAFHRKKKNAPADEELPRQFGYNMPLELVLTVIPFLIISVLFYFTVVVQEKMMHRDPNPEVVIDVTAFQWNWKFGYQKVDFKDGTLNYDGADAARKAAMVSKPEGVDAHGEEKVGAVRGLNPQDRTYLNFDKVETLGTSNEIPVLVLPVGKRIEFQVASADVIHSFWVPEFLFKRDVFPNPEANHTENKFQVAEITETGAFVGRCAEMCGTYHSMMNFEVRVVSANDFKAYLQARIAGKTNAEALQSINQSPVAITTHPFDTRRGEQVIPQASK; encoded by the coding sequence ATTCGCGAAAAGTTCCCGCGAGCAGGAGGCGCCTACGTGAAGACCCGCGGTTCCCGGTTTCGGGTGCTGGCGCTAGCCGTCACTTTCGGTGCGCTGGCGCTCACTCTCAGCGGGTGCAGCTGGCAGGAAGTATTCGGCCTGGGTTGGCCCAAGGGCATCACCCATGAGGCGCAGACCAACCGAGACCTTTGGGTCTGGTCGGTCATCTCCGCGTTCGTGGTTGGCATCATCGTGTGGGGCCTGACGTTCTGGGCGATGGCGTTCCATCGCAAGAAGAAGAACGCCCCTGCCGACGAGGAGCTGCCCCGCCAGTTCGGCTACAACATGCCGCTGGAGCTCGTGCTCACGGTTATCCCGTTCCTGATTATTTCGGTGCTGTTCTACTTCACCGTCGTCGTGCAGGAAAAGATGATGCACCGGGATCCCAATCCCGAGGTCGTCATCGACGTCACGGCGTTCCAGTGGAACTGGAAGTTCGGCTACCAGAAGGTCGACTTCAAGGACGGCACACTCAACTACGACGGCGCCGATGCCGCCCGCAAGGCCGCGATGGTCTCCAAGCCCGAGGGTGTCGACGCCCACGGCGAGGAGAAGGTCGGCGCGGTGCGTGGCTTGAATCCGCAGGACCGCACCTACCTGAACTTCGACAAGGTCGAGACGCTGGGCACCAGCAACGAGATCCCGGTGCTGGTGTTGCCGGTCGGCAAGCGCATTGAGTTCCAGGTCGCTTCCGCCGACGTCATCCACTCGTTCTGGGTGCCGGAGTTCCTGTTCAAGCGTGACGTCTTCCCGAACCCGGAAGCCAACCACACCGAGAACAAGTTCCAGGTCGCCGAGATCACCGAGACCGGCGCGTTCGTCGGGCGTTGCGCGGAGATGTGCGGCACCTATCACTCGATGATGAACTTCGAGGTTCGGGTGGTCTCGGCCAATGATTTCAAGGCCTACCTACAGGCGCGCATCGCCGGCAAGACCAACGCCGAGGCCCTGCAGTCGATCAATCAGTCGCCAGTGGCCATCACCACCCACCCGTTCGATACCCGTCGGGGCGAGCAAGTGATCCCGCAGGCGAGCAAGTAG
- a CDS encoding cytochrome c oxidase subunit 4, with product MHIEARLFEILTAFFVLAAVVYGVLTAVFQYGGIEWAGTTALVLTAGLSLITGTFFRFVARRLDTRPEDYEDAEISDGAGELGFYAPHSWWPILIALSFSTAAVGAALWLPWLIAAGVVFVIAAVCGLVFEYYIGPEKH from the coding sequence ATGCATATTGAAGCCAGGCTTTTCGAGATCCTGACCGCCTTTTTCGTCCTCGCCGCTGTTGTCTACGGCGTGCTGACCGCGGTGTTCCAGTACGGCGGCATCGAGTGGGCCGGCACCACCGCGCTGGTGCTCACCGCCGGTCTGTCACTGATCACCGGCACCTTCTTCCGGTTCGTCGCGCGTCGCCTGGATACCCGGCCCGAGGACTATGAGGACGCTGAAATCAGCGACGGCGCAGGGGAGTTGGGGTTCTACGCGCCGCACAGCTGGTGGCCCATCCTGATCGCGCTGTCCTTCTCGACGGCAGCAGTCGGTGCCGCGCTGTGGCTGCCCTGGCTGATCGCGGCCGGTGTGGTCTTTGTGATCGCGGCGGTATGCGGTCTGGTGTTCGAGTACTACATCGGACCCGAGAAGCACTGA
- a CDS encoding DUF2561 family protein encodes MARETELPVAGTTEEDRRSPETVDRLLVGVCGAIWLVLLAVTVVAIVALVDMSRGHIAGNDSSRTPWLLYSIIAVSALIIVGAIPLLIRARRTALADARLTPPEPLKPAGSSRPTPASGASATPSASARGTEARTEKLKVFGSTVDPYERYQPDFAQSSASRRADPLIPATELDRLWLRCTAMLGGAIGLALVGVSTATYLLAVDNDTAAWVALGLAAVITIAMPAVPVIYLRQLDGQLAVTE; translated from the coding sequence ATGGCACGCGAAACAGAGCTCCCGGTGGCCGGGACAACGGAGGAGGACCGGCGATCACCGGAGACGGTGGATCGACTGCTGGTGGGGGTGTGCGGCGCGATCTGGCTGGTGCTGCTGGCGGTGACGGTCGTGGCGATCGTCGCGCTGGTCGATATGAGCCGGGGGCATATCGCCGGTAACGACAGCTCGCGCACCCCGTGGCTGCTGTACAGCATTATCGCGGTGTCGGCGCTGATCATCGTCGGGGCGATCCCGCTGCTGATCCGGGCCCGGCGGACCGCGCTGGCCGATGCACGGCTGACGCCGCCCGAACCGCTCAAGCCGGCGGGTTCATCCCGCCCCACGCCGGCGTCAGGGGCCTCTGCGACGCCGTCTGCCTCGGCACGCGGCACAGAGGCCCGAACGGAGAAGCTGAAGGTGTTCGGCTCGACCGTGGACCCGTATGAGCGTTATCAGCCCGATTTCGCCCAATCGTCGGCGTCTCGGCGGGCCGATCCGCTGATCCCCGCCACCGAGCTGGACCGGCTGTGGCTGCGCTGTACGGCCATGCTGGGCGGCGCGATCGGACTGGCGCTGGTCGGAGTGTCGACCGCGACGTATCTGCTGGCGGTGGACAACGACACCGCGGCCTGGGTGGCCTTGGGCCTGGCGGCCGTCATCACGATCGCCATGCCGGCTGTCCCGGTGATCTATCTGCGCCAGCTGGACGGCCAGCTGGCGGTGACGGAGTAG
- the qcrB gene encoding cytochrome bc1 complex cytochrome b subunit, protein MSPKLGDVLAAQGDAIDSRYHPSAAVRRGILNKVFPTHWSFLLGEIALYSFIVLLLTGVYLSLFFDPSMAEVTYQGVYQPLRGVEMSKAFASALDISFEVRGGLFVRQVHHWAALLFAAAIMVHLARIFFTGAFRRPREANWVIGSLLLILAMFEGYFGYSLPDDLLSGIGLRAALSSITMSVPIVGTWLHWALFGGDFPCGGLGYQCSTVGTMLPRMYALHILLIPGIILALIGAHMALVWFQKHTQFPGPGRTEKNVVGVRVMPVFAVKSGAFFAMTTGILGLMGGLLQINPIWQLGPYKPSQVSAGSQPDFYMMWTEGLARIFPPWELYFWHHTIPAAFWVAMSMGIVFGLLIAYPFLEKKFTGDNAHHNLLQRPRDAPTRTAIGAMAISLYMVWTLAAMNDIIALKFHISLNATTWIGRIGSLVLPPLIFFIAYRWAVGLQRSDRDVLEHGIETGILKRLPHGAYIELHQPLGPVDEHGHPIPLEYAGAALPKRMNKLGSGGKTGHGSFLTADPASEDAALNEAAHASEHRALTALKDWQDGESNGNGNGNGNGNGQHH, encoded by the coding sequence ATGAGTCCGAAACTCGGAGACGTCCTGGCCGCCCAAGGTGACGCGATCGATTCTCGTTACCACCCGTCGGCAGCGGTACGTCGCGGCATCCTGAACAAGGTCTTCCCCACGCACTGGTCGTTCCTGCTGGGTGAGATCGCCTTGTACAGCTTCATCGTGCTGCTGCTCACCGGCGTATACCTGTCACTGTTCTTCGACCCGTCGATGGCCGAAGTCACGTATCAGGGTGTCTACCAACCCCTTCGGGGCGTGGAGATGTCCAAGGCCTTTGCATCCGCCCTCGACATCAGCTTCGAGGTCCGCGGCGGCCTGTTCGTCCGGCAGGTGCACCACTGGGCCGCGCTGCTGTTCGCCGCGGCGATCATGGTCCACCTGGCGCGCATCTTCTTCACCGGTGCGTTCCGTAGGCCTCGCGAGGCCAACTGGGTGATCGGCTCGCTGCTGCTGATCCTGGCCATGTTCGAGGGCTACTTCGGCTACTCGCTGCCCGATGACCTGCTCTCCGGTATCGGCCTGCGCGCCGCCCTGTCGTCGATCACGATGAGCGTGCCGATCGTCGGAACCTGGTTGCACTGGGCGCTTTTCGGCGGCGACTTCCCCTGCGGTGGACTCGGCTACCAGTGCAGCACTGTGGGCACCATGCTCCCCCGCATGTACGCCCTGCACATCCTGCTGATCCCGGGCATCATCCTGGCGCTCATTGGCGCTCACATGGCGCTGGTGTGGTTCCAGAAGCACACGCAGTTCCCCGGCCCCGGCCGCACCGAGAAGAACGTCGTCGGGGTGCGCGTCATGCCGGTGTTCGCGGTCAAGTCCGGCGCGTTCTTCGCGATGACCACCGGCATCCTGGGCCTGATGGGTGGTCTGCTGCAGATCAACCCGATCTGGCAACTCGGCCCCTACAAGCCGTCCCAGGTGTCGGCCGGCAGCCAGCCCGACTTCTACATGATGTGGACGGAAGGCCTGGCCCGTATCTTCCCGCCGTGGGAGCTGTACTTCTGGCACCACACGATTCCGGCGGCGTTCTGGGTCGCGATGTCCATGGGCATCGTGTTCGGCTTGCTGATCGCGTATCCGTTCCTGGAGAAGAAGTTCACCGGGGACAACGCGCACCACAACCTATTACAACGCCCGCGTGACGCTCCGACGCGCACCGCGATCGGTGCCATGGCCATCTCGCTGTACATGGTCTGGACACTGGCCGCGATGAACGACATCATCGCGCTGAAGTTCCACATCTCGCTGAACGCGACGACCTGGATCGGCCGCATCGGCTCACTGGTGTTGCCGCCGCTGATCTTCTTCATCGCCTACCGGTGGGCGGTCGGCCTGCAGCGCAGCGACCGCGACGTGCTCGAGCACGGCATCGAGACCGGCATCCTCAAGCGGCTGCCGCACGGTGCCTACATCGAGCTGCACCAGCCGCTGGGCCCGGTCGACGAGCATGGCCACCCCATCCCGTTGGAATACGCCGGCGCGGCATTGCCCAAGCGGATGAACAAGCTGGGCTCGGGCGGCAAGACCGGCCACGGCAGCTTCCTCACCGCGGATCCTGCGTCCGAGGATGCTGCGCTCAACGAGGCCGCACACGCCTCTGAGCACCGGGCGCTCACCGCGCTAAAGGACTGGCAGGACGGCGAGTCCAACGGCAACGGCAACGGCAACGGCAACGGCAACGGCCAGCACCACTAG
- the qcrA gene encoding cytochrome bc1 complex Rieske iron-sulfur subunit yields MSEVNRPSDEQLAAMSREELLELGGKLDGVDIILKEPRWPVEGTKAEKRAERLVAIWLLLGGLFGLALLLVFIFWPWQWDGSNEASLAEYATPLYGLTFGMSILAIGIGAVLFQKKFIPEEITVQDRHDGASPEIERKTVVANLTDALEGSTIKRRKLVGLSLGIGLGAFGAGTLVAFIGGLIKNPWKPVVPTAEGKKAILWTSGWTPRFTGETIYLARATGLPGQSPFVRLRPEDIDAGGMETVFPWRESDGDGTTVESHERLAEIAMGVRNPVMLIRIKPADMPKVVKRAGQESFNFGDLFAYTKVCSHLGCPASLYEQQTYRILCPCHQSQFDALHFARPIFGPAARALAQLPITINQDGYLVANGDFAEPVGPAFWERTS; encoded by the coding sequence ATGAGTGAGGTGAATCGGCCGAGCGACGAGCAGCTCGCTGCGATGTCACGCGAGGAGCTCCTCGAGCTCGGCGGCAAGCTCGACGGCGTCGACATCATCCTCAAGGAGCCGCGCTGGCCGGTCGAGGGCACCAAAGCCGAGAAGCGTGCCGAGCGCCTGGTGGCAATCTGGCTGCTGCTGGGCGGCCTGTTCGGCCTCGCGCTGCTGCTGGTGTTCATCTTCTGGCCGTGGCAGTGGGACGGCTCGAACGAGGCCTCGCTCGCCGAATACGCCACCCCGCTGTACGGGTTGACGTTCGGCATGTCGATCCTGGCGATCGGCATCGGCGCGGTGCTGTTCCAGAAGAAGTTCATCCCCGAAGAGATCACCGTCCAGGACCGTCACGATGGCGCCTCCCCGGAGATCGAGCGCAAGACCGTGGTGGCCAACCTCACCGACGCGCTCGAAGGCTCGACGATCAAGCGGCGCAAGCTCGTTGGGCTGTCGCTGGGGATCGGGCTCGGCGCGTTCGGCGCGGGCACTCTGGTGGCATTCATCGGTGGCCTGATCAAGAACCCGTGGAAGCCCGTTGTCCCCACCGCCGAGGGCAAGAAGGCGATCCTGTGGACGTCGGGCTGGACCCCGCGGTTCACCGGCGAGACCATCTACCTCGCTCGCGCTACCGGCCTGCCTGGCCAGTCACCGTTCGTCCGGCTTCGGCCCGAGGACATCGACGCCGGCGGTATGGAGACGGTGTTCCCGTGGCGGGAGAGCGACGGCGACGGCACCACCGTCGAGAGCCATGAGCGGCTGGCGGAAATCGCGATGGGTGTGCGCAATCCGGTGATGCTGATCCGCATCAAGCCAGCCGACATGCCCAAGGTGGTCAAGCGTGCGGGCCAGGAGAGCTTCAACTTCGGTGACCTGTTCGCCTACACCAAGGTCTGCTCACACCTGGGCTGCCCGGCCTCGCTCTACGAGCAGCAGACCTACCGCATCCTGTGCCCGTGCCACCAATCGCAGTTCGATGCACTGCATTTCGCACGGCCGATCTTCGGTCCGGCTGCGCGCGCGTTGGCGCAGTTGCCGATCACGATTAACCAGGACGGGTATCTGGTCGCCAACGGCGACTTCGCCGAACCCGTCGGACCCGCCTTCTGGGAGCGCACATCATGA
- the qcrC gene encoding cytochrome bc1 complex diheme cytochrome c subunit, producing MNDKSRRRLRRRLTGAVLLLVGLGFAGGLAATLTPTPQVAVADESQSALLRTGKQLFDTSCISCHGTNLQGVEGRGPSLIGVGEAAVYFQVSTGRMPAMRGEAQAPRKDPIFDESQIDALGAYVQANGGGPLVPRDANGQIADHSLLGNNVARGGDLFRLNCASCHNFTGKGGALSSGKYAPDLGPATPAQIYTAMLTGPQNMPKFGDRQLSPEEKRDIIAYVRMATRAPDPGGYGLGGFGPSSEGMAVWIIGMVAAIAAALWIGARSS from the coding sequence ATGAACGACAAATCGCGTCGTCGCCTTCGTCGCCGCCTGACCGGCGCGGTGCTGCTGCTGGTTGGTCTCGGGTTTGCCGGCGGCTTGGCCGCAACACTCACGCCCACCCCGCAGGTCGCGGTCGCCGACGAATCGCAGTCAGCCCTGCTGCGCACCGGCAAGCAGCTCTTCGACACCTCATGCATCTCCTGCCACGGCACCAATCTCCAGGGTGTCGAGGGCCGCGGCCCCAGCCTGATCGGTGTCGGCGAAGCCGCGGTGTACTTCCAGGTGTCCACCGGCCGCATGCCGGCGATGCGGGGCGAAGCCCAGGCGCCGCGCAAGGACCCGATCTTCGACGAGTCTCAGATCGACGCGCTCGGTGCCTACGTCCAGGCCAACGGCGGCGGCCCGCTCGTTCCGCGCGACGCCAACGGCCAGATCGCCGACCACTCGCTGCTCGGTAACAACGTCGCCCGCGGCGGTGACCTGTTCCGCCTCAACTGCGCCTCGTGCCATAACTTCACCGGTAAGGGCGGCGCACTGTCGTCGGGCAAGTACGCGCCCGATCTCGGGCCGGCCACTCCCGCGCAGATCTACACCGCGATGCTGACCGGTCCGCAGAACATGCCCAAGTTCGGTGACCGCCAGCTCTCCCCCGAGGAGAAGCGCGACATCATCGCCTATGTCCGGATGGCGACCCGCGCGCCGGATCCCGGCGGCTACGGCCTCGGCGGCTTCGGACCGTCGTCCGAGGGTATGGCGGTCTGGATTATCGGCATGGTCGCTGCTATCGCGGCGGCGCTGTGGATCGGAGCGAGGTCATCATGA
- the ctaE gene encoding aa3-type cytochrome oxidase subunit III codes for MTSAVGTSGTAITSRVHSLNRPNMVSVGTIVWLSSELMFFAGLFAMYFTARAQAGGVWPPPPTELNLFQAVPVTLVLIASSFTCQMGVFAAERGDVYGLRRWYVITLAMGTFFVAGQAYEYFHLVTHGTTIAGSAYGSVFYLATGFHGLHVIGGLVAFILLLLRTTMSKFTPAQATAAIVVSYYWHFVDIVWIALFATIYFIR; via the coding sequence GTGACGAGCGCTGTTGGCACCTCGGGAACTGCGATCACATCGCGCGTACATTCGCTGAACCGGCCGAACATGGTCAGTGTTGGCACCATCGTGTGGCTTTCCAGTGAGCTGATGTTCTTTGCTGGGCTGTTCGCGATGTACTTCACTGCCCGTGCGCAGGCCGGCGGAGTGTGGCCGCCGCCGCCCACGGAACTGAACCTGTTTCAGGCGGTTCCGGTGACGCTGGTGCTGATCGCGTCGTCGTTCACCTGCCAGATGGGTGTGTTCGCGGCCGAGCGTGGTGACGTCTACGGGCTGCGCCGCTGGTATGTGATCACCTTGGCGATGGGCACCTTCTTCGTCGCCGGCCAGGCCTACGAGTATTTCCATCTGGTCACCCACGGCACGACCATCGCGGGCAGCGCGTACGGCAGCGTGTTCTACCTCGCCACCGGTTTCCACGGCTTACACGTCATCGGTGGCCTGGTCGCCTTCATACTTCTTCTGTTGCGCACGACGATGAGTAAGTTCACGCCCGCTCAGGCAACGGCGGCCATCGTGGTGTCCTACTACTGGCACTTCGTCGACATCGTGTGGATCGCCCTGTTCGCGACGATCTACTTCATCCGATGA
- the trpD gene encoding anthranilate phosphoribosyltransferase translates to MTHPASQPGADQPKSSWSQVLDRLTASLELEPGQAHWAMDQIMTGAATPAQIAAFGVSMKMKRPTPAEVRELADTMLTYARMVPTDVIGTETVDIVGTGGDRANTVNLSTMAAIVVAAAGIPVVKHGNRAASSKSGGADMLEALGVRIDLGPDAVARSVAEVGIGFCFAPVFHPSYKFAGPPRREIGVPTVFNLLGPLTNPASPRAGLIGCAFGDLAEVMAGVFAARRCSVLVVHGDDGLDELTTTTTSTIWRVQAGTIDKLTFDPLGFGFARARIEELVGGEAEANAQSAREVLGGAQGPVRDAVILNAAGAMVAHGGLSSHAEWLPCWEDGLARAAEAIDSGAAEQLLARWVRFTQQL, encoded by the coding sequence GTGACTCACCCCGCATCGCAGCCCGGTGCCGACCAGCCGAAATCGTCATGGTCGCAGGTCCTAGACCGGTTGACCGCCAGCCTGGAACTCGAACCGGGGCAGGCGCACTGGGCGATGGACCAGATCATGACGGGTGCCGCGACGCCGGCCCAAATCGCCGCCTTCGGCGTGTCGATGAAAATGAAGCGCCCGACGCCCGCCGAGGTGCGTGAGTTGGCCGACACGATGCTGACGTACGCGCGGATGGTGCCTACCGATGTGATCGGCACCGAGACCGTCGACATCGTCGGCACCGGCGGGGATCGCGCCAACACCGTGAACCTCTCGACGATGGCCGCGATCGTGGTCGCCGCCGCCGGCATCCCGGTGGTCAAACACGGCAATCGGGCGGCGTCCTCCAAAAGCGGCGGGGCCGATATGCTCGAGGCGCTGGGCGTGCGCATCGATCTGGGTCCCGATGCGGTGGCCCGCAGCGTGGCCGAGGTGGGGATCGGGTTCTGCTTCGCGCCCGTGTTCCACCCGTCCTACAAGTTCGCGGGACCGCCGCGCCGCGAGATCGGCGTACCGACGGTTTTCAATCTGCTTGGCCCGCTGACCAATCCGGCCAGCCCGCGAGCGGGACTGATCGGCTGCGCGTTCGGCGATCTGGCCGAGGTGATGGCCGGGGTATTCGCCGCCCGGCGCTGCAGCGTGCTCGTGGTGCACGGCGACGACGGCCTCGACGAGCTGACCACCACGACGACGAGCACCATCTGGCGGGTGCAGGCGGGCACCATCGACAAGCTGACCTTCGACCCGCTGGGATTCGGTTTCGCGCGGGCCCGCATTGAGGAGCTCGTCGGCGGCGAGGCCGAGGCGAACGCCCAGTCCGCGCGCGAGGTGCTCGGCGGGGCGCAGGGACCCGTGCGCGACGCGGTGATTCTGAATGCGGCCGGGGCGATGGTCGCCCACGGCGGACTATCCAGCCACGCCGAATGGTTGCCGTGCTGGGAGGACGGGCTGGCGCGCGCCGCCGAGGCGATCGATTCCGGCGCGGCCGAGCAGCTCCTGGCACGTTGGGTGCGCTTCACGCAACAGCTCTGA
- the ripC gene encoding peptidoglycan hydrolase RipC — MSFDRSYLTKRVVKRPLVGVVAALTLFSVVISGSVHADPAEDGVAKLNELSRQAEQLTESMHSAQLDLEKKLQAEGAAEKKHADDLVAAEAARAQLTTYQGAVDKFAVAVYMGGSTDGLSAILTAESPQGLIDKLTVQRAMATEMSAQMQNYRRADDELRQAEAASAKSAADAKTAAEQAAAVRADLQRKQSQLQVQITAVKSRYQTLTPDQRTALAAPGPVPPADIVALDAPAGLPPLADVPPPAPDALPALLPPDAPPPPDAAQIIPMAAVPAPGPGGDQAAVAVQAALTRIGDPYVWGGSGPNQFDCSGLVMWAFRQAGIFLPHSSQALANGGQPVSMDQMQPGDVVNYYSDASHSAIYIGDGMMVHASTFGRPVMISPVNNAPIYNVRRY, encoded by the coding sequence TTGAGCTTTGACCGCAGCTACCTGACTAAACGCGTTGTGAAACGCCCGCTAGTAGGTGTAGTTGCGGCGCTGACGCTCTTTTCGGTTGTTATCTCCGGGTCGGTGCATGCCGACCCTGCCGAAGACGGTGTGGCAAAGCTGAACGAACTGTCACGACAAGCAGAACAACTCACCGAGTCGATGCATTCCGCTCAGCTTGATCTTGAGAAGAAGCTGCAAGCAGAGGGTGCCGCCGAGAAGAAGCACGCCGACGACCTCGTCGCCGCGGAGGCGGCTAGAGCCCAGTTGACTACCTATCAAGGCGCGGTCGACAAATTTGCTGTCGCGGTATACATGGGCGGCAGCACGGACGGACTGAGCGCCATCCTGACCGCCGAGTCGCCCCAGGGCCTGATCGACAAGCTGACCGTGCAGCGCGCGATGGCCACCGAGATGTCCGCCCAGATGCAGAACTATCGGCGGGCTGACGATGAACTTCGCCAGGCCGAGGCCGCCTCGGCCAAGTCGGCCGCCGACGCCAAGACGGCCGCCGAACAGGCCGCCGCGGTGCGCGCCGACCTGCAGCGCAAGCAGTCCCAACTTCAGGTCCAGATCACGGCGGTGAAGTCGCGCTACCAGACTCTGACCCCCGACCAGCGGACGGCGCTCGCCGCACCCGGACCGGTCCCGCCGGCCGACATCGTGGCCTTGGATGCCCCGGCGGGTCTGCCGCCGCTGGCCGATGTGCCCCCGCCAGCGCCGGACGCGCTGCCCGCTCTGCTGCCGCCAGACGCCCCGCCGCCACCGGACGCAGCGCAGATCATTCCGATGGCCGCGGTCCCCGCCCCCGGTCCGGGTGGCGACCAGGCTGCCGTCGCCGTGCAGGCCGCCCTGACCCGAATCGGCGACCCCTACGTCTGGGGCGGTTCCGGTCCCAACCAGTTCGACTGCTCCGGCCTGGTGATGTGGGCCTTCCGACAGGCCGGCATCTTCCTGCCGCACTCCAGTCAGGCGCTGGCCAACGGCGGTCAGCCGGTCTCGATGGACCAGATGCAGCCCGGTGACGTGGTCAACTACTACTCCGACGCCTCGCACTCGGCGATCTACATCGGTGACGGCATGATGGTCCACGCTTCCACGTTCGGCCGCCCGGTGATGATCTCCCCGGTCAACAACGCCCCGATCTACAACGTCCGCCGCTACTGA
- a CDS encoding glycosyltransferase family 4 protein: MTRILLVTNDFPPRRGGIQSYLEHFIDRLADTGEHELTVYAPKWKGADDYDQAAGYRVVRHPGTLMIPEPGVDRRMRALIREHGIETVWFGAAAPLALLANRARGAGARRVLASTHGHEVGWSMLPVARSALRRIGEDTDIVTFISHYTRGRVAAAFGPNAALEHLPAGVDSDRFRPDPAARAELRTRYRLGQRPTIVCLSRLVPRKGQDMLIKALPGIRRRISDAVLVIVGSGPYAEDLHELAGNVGVSDHVIFTGAVPSAELPGHYAMADVFAMPCRTRGSGLDVEGLGIVFLEASATGVPVVAGDSGGAPEAVKEGETGRVVDGRSIEQIADAVSGILADPALAARMGESGRQWVETDWNWAAHTARLSELLGAVDRTV; the protein is encoded by the coding sequence ATGACGCGGATCCTGCTGGTCACCAATGACTTTCCGCCCCGCCGTGGCGGTATCCAGTCTTACCTCGAGCACTTCATCGACCGGCTGGCCGACACCGGTGAACACGAGCTCACGGTCTATGCCCCGAAGTGGAAGGGCGCCGACGACTACGACCAGGCGGCCGGCTACCGCGTTGTGCGGCACCCCGGCACATTGATGATTCCTGAGCCGGGGGTGGACCGCAGGATGCGGGCCCTGATCCGCGAGCACGGAATCGAAACCGTGTGGTTCGGCGCCGCCGCGCCGTTGGCGCTGCTGGCCAACCGGGCTCGCGGCGCTGGTGCGCGCCGCGTGCTGGCCAGCACCCACGGCCATGAGGTGGGCTGGTCGATGCTGCCGGTCGCCCGTTCGGCGTTGCGGCGCATCGGCGAGGACACCGACATCGTGACGTTCATCAGTCACTACACCCGCGGCCGGGTCGCCGCCGCGTTCGGTCCGAACGCGGCCCTGGAACACCTACCGGCCGGCGTTGACTCCGACCGGTTCCGGCCGGACCCCGCGGCCAGGGCCGAATTGCGCACTCGCTATCGCTTGGGTCAGCGGCCGACGATCGTCTGCCTGTCCCGGCTGGTGCCGCGTAAGGGCCAGGACATGCTGATCAAGGCGCTGCCCGGCATCCGCCGCCGGATCAGTGATGCCGTTCTGGTGATCGTCGGCAGCGGACCCTACGCCGAGGACCTGCACGAGCTGGCCGGCAACGTCGGCGTGAGCGATCACGTCATCTTCACCGGCGCGGTGCCCAGCGCCGAACTGCCCGGCCACTACGCGATGGCCGATGTCTTCGCAATGCCCTGTCGCACAAGGGGTTCCGGCCTGGACGTGGAAGGGCTGGGTATCGTCTTCCTGGAAGCATCGGCCACCGGGGTGCCGGTGGTTGCCGGTGACTCGGGCGGTGCCCCCGAAGCGGTCAAGGAGGGCGAGACCGGCCGGGTGGTCGACGGGCGCTCGATCGAGCAGATCGCCGACGCCGTCTCGGGCATCCTCGCCGATCCCGCATTGGCCGCGCGGATGGGGGAGTCCGGCCGACAGTGGGTCGAGACGGACTGGAACTGGGCCGCGCACACGGCGCGGCTTTCCGAACTCCTGGGTGCGGTCGATCGCACCGTGTGA
- a CDS encoding cutinase family protein encodes MSMSRIASLVGILAAVTVLFAPVGTARADDCPDVEVIFARGTGEPPGVGRVGQAFADALAARLGGRTMDTYGVNYPASLNFLAAASGADDAAARIADMGVRCPQTSLVLGGFSQGAAAVSMLAGVPPVGPRIGSIGSAPPLPPASAGQVAAVAVFGNPGARFGSPLSSTGQFAGRAIDVCSGGDPICSAGRDRAAHSAYERPPYPDQVAAFVAGLI; translated from the coding sequence ATGAGCATGAGCAGGATCGCGTCACTCGTCGGCATTCTGGCCGCCGTGACGGTGCTGTTCGCCCCAGTCGGCACCGCACGGGCCGACGACTGTCCTGACGTCGAGGTGATCTTCGCCCGCGGCACCGGCGAACCGCCCGGCGTCGGCCGGGTGGGCCAGGCGTTCGCCGATGCCCTCGCGGCCCGGCTGGGCGGCCGGACCATGGACACCTACGGAGTGAACTACCCGGCCAGCCTGAACTTCCTCGCCGCCGCCTCCGGCGCCGACGACGCAGCCGCCCGCATCGCGGACATGGGTGTCCGGTGCCCGCAGACATCGCTGGTGCTGGGCGGGTTCTCCCAGGGTGCGGCGGCGGTCTCGATGCTGGCCGGTGTTCCGCCGGTCGGACCGCGGATCGGCAGCATCGGATCGGCTCCACCGCTGCCGCCGGCCAGTGCCGGTCAGGTCGCCGCGGTCGCGGTGTTCGGCAATCCCGGCGCCCGGTTCGGCAGCCCGCTGTCGAGCACGGGCCAGTTCGCCGGCCGCGCGATCGACGTCTGCAGCGGTGGTGACCCGATCTGCTCGGCCGGACGCGATCGCGCTGCGCACAGCGCCTACGAGCGGCCGCCCTACCCGGACCAGGTTGCGGCCTTCGTCGCCGGTCTGATCTGA